From Geotalea uraniireducens Rf4:
GTTATAGGCAGGCGCTGCGCCGCTGTTGGCAATCTTGACGGTATACGTAATGAGCTCGCCAGCGGTGATGACGGTGCCGCCGTTCGCCGTTGCCGCGCTTTTGGACACGTTCAGCATCGGCTGCCAGAGATTGATGGTCGCGCCGGCGGTCTTCGGCGTCGCGGCAATACCGTTAATGGCGTAGCTGAGCGTGGCATTGTTGGTCAGCTGCTGCGCCGTGGGCGACTGTGCCAGCGTGTTCTTCACCACGTGTGCGCGGTATTGAATGATTAAGGTATTGTTAGCGGGGTTGTTGTCGACGGCGTTGGTGATGTTACCCAGGGTCCAGGTCAGGGTGCCGGTAGCGCCTGGCGCAGGCTGGGAGGCCACGGTGTAAGTAAAGTTGCTGCTACCGGTCGCAGGGGTGATGCTCACCACACTGTCGAGGGCCAGCCCCGTGGGGAGTTGGTCGGTGACCACCACATTCTGGGTCACCCCTTCGCGCAGGGTCAGAGCGAGACTGTAAACGACCGTGTCGCCGATGCGCAGGGTCGAGTCGGTGCCGGTGCTTGGTGCGATAGTCCAGGAGTCGGAGACCACCGATTTGGCGAGGGTGGTCGGATCGAGCGAGGTGACAGAGGCAGAGGCCGGACCGGTGCAATAGTTGTTCTGCGAGGTCACATTCGGGCAACCGGCGCCGGTGCGCTCCCCCGTGATTGCGCCGGAGAGCGAGCTCCAGTCCACATAGACGCTGTTGGTGATCGGCGCGCCGCTGGTTTCCACCACACCCACGTTGTAGGTCAGCATCAGTGTCCCGCCAGCCGGGATGTCCAGACTGGTGTCGCCATTCTGGCTGCCCCAATCCACGGCGCTGCTGGCCAGGACCCTGGGAGTCGTTATAAACCCGCTGACCGGAACGCCGTTGATCTGCGCTGTGGCCGAGCCAGGGACCAGCGATACGTTGGACGGCAGGAAGTCCATGACGTCGGCATCGTATGCTTCGGAGCCACCATCGTTATTAATGGTGACCGTATAGCGGAGAACGTCACCTGGTGCAGCAGGAGAGGTTATGGATTTGCCCGCCGGCGAGGCGTAGCTCACCGTCTTTGCAGCGGTCAGGTGCGGCTCGACCACCGTCATGCCGGAGGTGGTTGCCGCACCGCCGGTCGTTTGGGTCAAGCTGTCGCCGTTTATCTTGTCATAGGTATATGACGCGCTGTTGGTAAACGTCACGCCACTGTGGTTGGTGGTGGTGTTCTGCAGGGCCACCGTCACCTGGATGACCGCCTGGCCCCCCGCGGGGATATCGATACCGGTGTTCAGGTCCTGGAGAATGATATTGGTAGCAGTGCCGGTATTGGTCAGGTTCCAGTTGCCGCCGGATATGACCTGCGCACCCACAAAGGTCATGTTGGCCGCGGAGAGTCCCAGATTGTCCAGGATCCTCACGTCGTACAAGGGCACGTTGGTGGGGGTCGCAGGCACCTTAATGAGGTAACGGAACTGCTGACCAATCGTCGCACTGCTCTGGGTATTCGCCTTCGATAGCGGTCCGGGCGTCTGGATCGTCACCGGGGTAGGATCCCCTCCCGAACCGAGCAGTACCGTGCCGTTGATGTACGGATCATCACTGGAGCCGGACCACGTTTGGCCGTTCGAGTCGGTGCCGGTGAGGCTCGCCTGATTGGAGATAAGAGTGCCGTCCGTGAGGTTCGAGTCCAGCGTGGCATCGAAGTCGATCTGAATCTGCGAAGTGGTATTTGCTCCCCCTGGCAGATTCAGGCCGGTGATGGTAATGGAGCCTGGAGTCCCGCCGCCGGGTTGAGTGACGCTTGTTGAACCGCCCGCCGGGGTGATAGTAACGTTGGAGATCGAACCCAATGCCGCAGGCAAGTTGTCGGTGATTGTGATGCCATTGAGCGCTGGCCATGTAAAGTTCTGGAGCAGGAGGGTGTAGTGCAGCCTGTCACCCGGAAAGGCCGTGGCGGCCGGGTAGGTGCCGGTGGTCAGGTCCCGGACCGTCTTCTGAAAGTAATAGCCGGACAGCGCCGCTGTAACCTGGTAGACGTCCTGGAAATCCAATGTGCCCGGCGTGCCGTCGGTGATCGTCCTGTCGTACTCACGACGGCCGGCATGGCTGCTGTTCGCGCTGAACCACCTGGTAGCGCCGGCAATATTGGTAAGCGTCGTTCCGGATGCGACGCCAGTGCTGTCGAGCTGTGCCTGGTAGGTGATGATCAGACGCTGCGTGGGGGCGATTTTGGTCGTATCAAGCATGGTCAGGGTAAGCTGGCTGGCTGAACTGCTGCCGCCGTTCCAGGTGAGCGTGAAGTCGGTGCCATTTACCAGCGGACCCGAGACCGGGGTGACGCCGTCAGACGCAAAGATCTGAGCGGTGACTGTGGGCAAGGGCGAGTAAGTGCTCATACCGGCCGGGAGATGGTCGGTGATCGTGGCGTTCCACGCATCGCTGCCCCCGGTGTTCTGGACATTGAGCGTGTATTTCACCTGCGAATCCACGTTGACGGTTGTTGCCGAGCCCGTCTTGGTGAGCGTAAGATTGGGCTCGACGACGGTCATCGGCAGCGTCGTGCCGGGCCATGCCTGGAGATCGGCTATGTCCGTCGAATTGATCGTTTTGTTGAACCACATATTGGCAGTGTTGCTGAACTGCGTCCCTGCCAGGTTCACGCTCGTCGGGTTGTTATCGAGGACAACGGTGAGGTCGATCTCAACGTTATATCCAGCCGGGAGCGAAGCCAGAGCCGGATTATATTCATAGGAAAAGACAAGATGCTTGGTAGCATCCGACAGAATGCCGGGGTGATTGGAGAGCCAGGTACTGCTTGCCCCCAGCGTCAGTGGTGCGCCTCCGTTCAACGGCGTTCTGGCGCCGGAACCCGGGTTCACCAGGTAGGCCGCGTTGCTCACATAGGTAAGAGCCGCACCTGTTGTGGTGAGATCGTCGGGGATAACGACATTCGCGATATTGGTGTCGTCGGCGTTGGCCATATACTGGAAGGTGCCCGTGGCATCCAGTTTGCCCAGGAGCGGCACGGTGATCGTGTAGGAAAAGGGCACACCGATGGCAGCAGTAGTCTGGGTCGGTGGGTTCTTCTTACTGACTGCATCCACCGGCACCATAAAGGCCTGGCAGGAAGGACTGATGTTGTTGAACCCACCGGGCGCCCAATAGATCCAAAAGTCCGATTGGGTCGGGTCGTTACACGACATGTTGCCGTAGTAGTAAACGTTGGTGAAAGCGATGTAGAAGGATTGCTGTTGGGGAAAATTAAAATTGATGTTGGTGATTGGGAAACCGCCCATGGACTGCGGAAAGTTCTTTACCGTGCAGTTCATGTCAATCCCGAACGTGGAGGCAGATTGAATGGCCGCTAAGATAGCGGGGTTATAACCGTCAACGACTCCGCCAAACTGGGAGCAGAAAACGCCCGCAGCCTGCGCACGCGAGGCCGCACCCAGCACCAGGAGCAGAAGAGCAATGACGATATTGAAGCGAAGTGAGTAAATTTTCATAACGATTCGCACTCAGCCCTCGACAAGAATTGCACAGACATCCAAAAATAAATAAGCGCTCTCACCTTCCGAAGATGAGAGCGCCTTGTTGTCGGTAAAAACCGGGTACCAAGAGGCAAACTCATCTCTTCGGCAACCCGGCTATCCTTTTAGGTCAGGACCCGTGGCTTTGCGTCACCAGATTGCTCTGGTTTTGCCCGTTCGGAGAACGTTTTGAAGCTTAGAACTGTTGACTGCGTAAACGAAAAAACCCGCGCCATAGCCGATGATTCGACTGATAGCGCGGGTTTCACTTGCCCCGTAAGGATGAGACTTACCGCTTTGTTCTATTCAATTCTGCCAGCAGAAATAACTTCTATTCGCCAGCATCATGCTTTGTTGGCAAAAGTCGCGAAATTATTTCAGGCGTTCCTGCTTCATCACATCGGACACCCGGTAATCGGCAACATTGATCGTCACCTGGAGACACGGCGCGGAGAGTAGGCCAATCTCTTTCATGCACTCGGTCAGCTTCCGCTTCCACTCCGGGTCAAGGCCCGGTTTTCGTATGATCTTCTCCATGGCTATACCTCGTAGACCGATAAAAAAAGGAGCACTCTCATCTTCCGAAGATAAGAGTGCTCCTTTGTGTCGGTAACATACCGGGTGCCAGGATGCATATCTCATCTCTTCGGCAACCCGGCTATCCTTTAGGTCAGGACCCGTGGCTTTGCGTCACCAGATTACTCTGGTTTTGCCCGTTCGGAGAACGTTTTGAAGCTTAGATCAAATCGATGAACACCTCGCTCCTGCGCTTTTGAACAAAAAAATTACCTGCACATTCAATAAAAAAAGGAGCACTCTTATCTTCCGAAGATAAGAGCGCTCCTTGTGTCGGTAATATACCGGGTACCAAGATGCATATCTCATCTCTTCGGCAACCCGGCTATCCTTTTAGGTCAGGACCCGTAGCTTTGCGTCACCAGATTACTCTGGTTTTGCCCGTTCGGAGAACGTTTTTTCATTGCTTAAATCGAATGGTTTTTCTTTTATCAAATGCCCCAAAGAATAGCAACAATTTTTTTGGCTGAGCAGAATATTTTTGCTCTTCAAGTGATTTTCGAGAAACTGTTTACTGTTGGCGTGACGTTCCCCCCCAAAAACTGACCCCAAAAGTTGTGTGAGACTTTCACAATTCGAAAGGACGCACAATAGGGGCGGAAAAAGCAAAAGGCCCTGACTGCGAAAGAACTGCGAAAGTCAGGGGCCAAAGCTTATAAGTAACTGATTTTAGAAATAAAATTGGAGCGGGAAACGGGATTCGAAGCCGCGACCTTCAGCTTGGGAATCTGAAATTTTATGGTTTCAGAATTATTCTGCGCGTCTCACCACCCCCTACATTACGTCCTTAACTAGTTGACATAGCAAGATTTGTCTTGTATATCCCTTCCTATTCCTTCCAAATATTTTTGATCGTTGCCAAGACAGTAGAGGTTACACAGAGGTTACACGTGCCCGATACGATGACACCCCAAAATCGACAGCGCAAGCGTGAACAACGTAAACCCGGTCCTTTCACTGACAGGTTCATAAAAAGCCTCAAACCTGAAAGCGAAATGTACCAGGTGCGTGAGGGACGAGGATTTGCCATCCGTGTTCTACCAACAGGGGTCAAAACCTGGTACTACATCTACACCTTTAACGGCAAACGCAGACAACTCAATCTCGGCAACTACCCTGACAAGAGCCTGGAAGACGCGCACAAGGTTTATCTGGAGTCCGCCGCCCTCGTAAAAAATGGCGTAGATCCCATGGACAAACCCGTTGCTGCAGACCCACCACCCCCGCAGGTTGAGCTGACAGTGCGGCGCCTCGCCGTTGACCTCTATCTTGATGAGTGGTCGAAGATCCACCATTCGGAAAGATGGCATTACAATAATAAGAAAGCCCTGGAAGCCGATGTTTTGCCGGCCTGGGGTGACCGTTTGGCTGCCGATATTCGCCGAAAGGATGCAGTGGAAATTCTGGAGCTCGTGGCGAAACGTGCGCCCGGCCAGGCCCGGAATGTTCTGAAGGCGGCAAGGGGTATGTATACCTACGCCGTCGACAGGGAACTGCTGGAGTACAACCCTTTCACCGATATCAAGATATCCAGGACAATCCCCAAGATGCAGCCCATGTCCCGGGATCGTGAGCTCTCAGAAAAAGAAATCAAGCACCTCTGGAACGCGATAGATGAAGGAGGAGGGAGTGACGGCACAAAGCGTGCGCTGAAATTAATCCTGATCACCGGTCAGAGACCGGGTGAAGTCGTGGGGATGCACCGGCAGGAAATTGAAGGAAAATGGTGGACGATACCGTGGCAACGTATCAAGACCCGCAAGCGCCGCCAGGAAGATCATCGTATATACCTTTCGCCTCTGGCCATGTCGCTTATCGGAGATGGCAAGGGATTCATCTTCTCCGATCCATCCGGCGAAAACTCCATGACTGAGAATGCCCTGAGTCACCATGTTCGAAAAGACATTCCGGATACAGTAAAAAAGCCGTATTACGGTCTCCCCCGCTGGACGCCACATGATCTCCGCCGCACGGCGGCTACCAGACTGTCCAGGATCGGGGCATCCGACGAAATCATCGACGTAATTCTGAACCACGCAAAAAAAGGGGTTAGCGGAATTTACAATCGGAACAAGTACGACAAGGAAAAACAACAGTGGCTCACCAAGTGGTCTCAGCATCTGGAGAAACTTATAAATGGCAAACAAGCTGCCACCAGCACGAGTAACCGTGGCAAAAAGCGAGGTAAGAAGGCCGGCGACGACAAGAAATCTTGATGCAGCTCCTCCCTCCCCCCCAAGTCCCCTGTTTAGTATTTCTAACTGATTGCTTTAGTTGCCGACATATGTTACATAATGTAGGCATATATTATTATCTGCCGACGTAATATCACCATAACCATGAAAATTTCACCGATAGAAAAAATAATCAGCCTTGCCAAGGAAGGGGGCATCATCCGTCCCCGTGATCTGGATGCATATGGCATCCCCAGGGAATACCTGCGCCGCCTTAGTGTCAAGGGAATCCTGGAGCGCCAGTCCCGCGGCATCTATACCCTTCATGAGGTCGAACTGACCCAGCATCACAGCCTGATGCAGGCATGCAAGCGGCTGCCGAAAGGGGTGGTCTGTCTCCTCTCCGCGCTCCGCTATCATGGTCTCACCACCCAGGCACCCTTTGAGATCTGGATGGCCATTGACCGCAAGGCACGGCTTCCCAAGGTGGAAGGGGTGCCGCTTCATCTCGTCCGTTTTTCCGGTGAGGCCCTCACTGAAGGAATCGAGCGCCATCGGATCGAAGGTGTGGACGTGAGTGTCTATTGTCCGGCCAAGACCGTCGCCGACTGCTTCAAATACCGTAACAAGATCGGGCTGGATGTGGCACTCGAGGCCCTGCGCGAATGTCGGCGCGAGCGCCGCTGCACCATGGACGATCTTTGGCGCTATGCAAAGATCTGCCGGGTGGCAAACGTCATACGCCCCTACCTGGAGGCTCTTTCGTGACCAGAAAGAATCCGTCTGACATTTCCGCTTCCGTGCGGCAACGTCCTAAATAGATCCAAGGGGCAAGGCGAAGATTTCCAGCTTGTCCTTACCCGTTTCGTCCTGGAAAGACTCCTTTACCGTCTAGGCCGTTCCCAGTTCCGAGAACAGTTCATTCTCAAGGGGGCCATGCTCTTTTCCCTGTGGGGCGACACACCTCACCGCGCCACACGCGACATTGACTTTCTCGGCTTTGGAGAAAGTGCAGTTAACCGGCTTGTACAGATTTTTCAAGCCGTATGCCTGACTCGGGTTGAAGAGGACGGAGTCATTTTCCTTCAGGAAAGCGTCAGGGGTATGGGAAATACGTGAAGACCAGGAATACGACGGGGTGCGGATCACCTTGGAGGCTCGCCTGGGAGGGGCACGGATACCGGTGCAAGTGGACGTCGGCTTCGGTGATACGGTTACTCCCGAGGCGGACTATGCTGATTATCCGACCACGCTCGACTTCCCCGCGCCATATATCCGCGTCTACCCCCGAGAAACCGTGGTTGCGGAGAAATTTCAGGCAATGATATATCTCGGCATGGCTAACAGCCGAATGAAAGATTTCTATGACCTCTGGATCATAGGAAAGACGTTCCCATTTGAGGGAAGAATCCTGGCACAGGCGATCATGGCCACATTTTCACGACGCAGAACCGCTTTAACTGATGTCCTCCCCCTGGCTCTAACAGTGGAATTTTCAGAAGACTCCGGCAAGCAGACGCAATGGCGAGCGTTTATCAAAAGGAACCAACTGGCACCAGCCGATTTATCTCTGCCCACGGTTATTGCCGAAATTAGGGAGTTTATCCAGCCGACGATGAATGCCACTGCACGGGGAGAAACTTTCGATTTTACCTGGCCACCGGGAGGACCGTGGCGGCATGTAGCAGGCGAAGCATGATTATTGCAGATTCTACTGCCTTCCGGCAGGAAACCCTGAAAATATGAGACACGAGCAGATTTCGATTATTGAGGCTATCAGACTCGATGAAGCCCGGCTTGCCCGACTGGATGAAGAAAGACAGGTTGTCAACGACCGATTACGGCACCTGCATGCCCAACTCGCAGCCCTAGAAGTAGCAGCAACTCCTACCGTTGAATCTTCCTCTCTCTCGCCTGACGAAAAGATTGCCTTGTTTCGCTCCATCTTCAGAGGGCGGGAAGATGTATTTCCCAAGCTCTGGATCAGTCAGAAAGGTGACCGTAAAGGCTATATGCCGGCTTGTGTCAATGACGGCAGCTACGCGACCGGGGTCCTGGACGTGGCCATGATGCAGAGTCTGGTACGTAAAGAGGAGGTCGCCGACCTGGTGGCCGACTATGGCCAGGTCATCGTGGATGAATGTCATCATCTGCCGGCATTCTCCTTCGAGCGGGTGCTGGCCGAGGTCAACGTTGGCAAGGGTCTGCTGTGAGCTGTATCAAACTCCATATCTTGCCAGGCATAGGTCATATGGAAATAGCGACCGTACGACATAAACATGCCGTATCGCTCATCCAGTCGATTGCTTCCACCGTGCCGGGATCAGCACGTAACACTATGAAATTTGCCAGACAGATGTTTAAATACGCTTGTCGCCAGGAATGGGCCAAAATTCAGCCATTCATCGAGATTACGGAAGCGGTGCCAAAGATTGCGCCGAAAGCTGATGAGCGTCACCTTGATGATGACGAGATCGTCAAGGCGTGGGATGAAATCAGCAAATCATCGAGCTCTCTCGAAGTAAAAAGGGCATTGAAGCTTATACTCGTGACAACGCAGCGTCCCGGCGAAGTGGCACAAATGCACCGCGATCAGATTAAAGGGAGATGGTGGACAATCCCGTCTGAGGTAGCTGGGAAAAATGAGCGAGAGCATCGGGTCTACCTGACGGACACGGCCCTTGAGTTGATCGGGGATGGCAAGGGCTATATTTTCCACTCAGAGAGTGGAAAACGCGGGCATGTTTCAGGTAACACACTATCCCAAGCAATAAACCGCGGGTATTTGAGCGATGAAATAGTGAAGGTCGTCGGCAATCGGAAAATCAAGGCAAGAAAGGAACCCTATTTTGGCATGAAGCCTTGGTCACCCCATGATCTTCGTCGCACCGCTCGCACAAATATGGCACGTGTTGGGGTATCAGATGAAGTGGGTGAGGAAGTAGTGAACCACACAAAGCCAGGTGTGGTGGGGGTGTATAACAAGTACCGCTAC
This genomic window contains:
- a CDS encoding tyrosine-type recombinase/integrase, with amino-acid sequence MTPQNRQRKREQRKPGPFTDRFIKSLKPESEMYQVREGRGFAIRVLPTGVKTWYYIYTFNGKRRQLNLGNYPDKSLEDAHKVYLESAALVKNGVDPMDKPVAADPPPPQVELTVRRLAVDLYLDEWSKIHHSERWHYNNKKALEADVLPAWGDRLAADIRRKDAVEILELVAKRAPGQARNVLKAARGMYTYAVDRELLEYNPFTDIKISRTIPKMQPMSRDRELSEKEIKHLWNAIDEGGGSDGTKRALKLILITGQRPGEVVGMHRQEIEGKWWTIPWQRIKTRKRRQEDHRIYLSPLAMSLIGDGKGFIFSDPSGENSMTENALSHHVRKDIPDTVKKPYYGLPRWTPHDLRRTAATRLSRIGASDEIIDVILNHAKKGVSGIYNRNKYDKEKQQWLTKWSQHLEKLINGKQAATSTSNRGKKRGKKAGDDKKS
- a CDS encoding tyrosine-type recombinase/integrase, encoding MSSSAGILLRAGAGRGQRWQGSAVSCIKLHILPGIGHMEIATVRHKHAVSLIQSIASTVPGSARNTMKFARQMFKYACRQEWAKIQPFIEITEAVPKIAPKADERHLDDDEIVKAWDEISKSSSSLEVKRALKLILVTTQRPGEVAQMHRDQIKGRWWTIPSEVAGKNEREHRVYLTDTALELIGDGKGYIFHSESGKRGHVSGNTLSQAINRGYLSDEIVKVVGNRKIKARKEPYFGMKPWSPHDLRRTARTNMARVGVSDEVGEEVVNHTKPGVVGVYNKYRYDNEKKDALLKWENLLLEILKAKPATAEDVAEVA
- a CDS encoding type IV toxin-antitoxin system AbiEi family antitoxin domain-containing protein, coding for MKISPIEKIISLAKEGGIIRPRDLDAYGIPREYLRRLSVKGILERQSRGIYTLHEVELTQHHSLMQACKRLPKGVVCLLSALRYHGLTTQAPFEIWMAIDRKARLPKVEGVPLHLVRFSGEALTEGIERHRIEGVDVSVYCPAKTVADCFKYRNKIGLDVALEALRECRRERRCTMDDLWRYAKICRVANVIRPYLEALS
- a CDS encoding nucleotidyl transferase AbiEii/AbiGii toxin family protein gives rise to the protein MKRTESFSFRKASGVWEIREDQEYDGVRITLEARLGGARIPVQVDVGFGDTVTPEADYADYPTTLDFPAPYIRVYPRETVVAEKFQAMIYLGMANSRMKDFYDLWIIGKTFPFEGRILAQAIMATFSRRRTALTDVLPLALTVEFSEDSGKQTQWRAFIKRNQLAPADLSLPTVIAEIREFIQPTMNATARGETFDFTWPPGGPWRHVAGEA
- a CDS encoding nucleotidyl transferase AbiEii/AbiGii toxin family protein, producing the protein MLFSLWGDTPHRATRDIDFLGFGESAVNRLVQIFQAVCLTRVEEDGVIFLQESVRGMGNT
- a CDS encoding TOTE conflict system archaeo-eukaryotic primase domain-containing protein, with product MRHEQISIIEAIRLDEARLARLDEERQVVNDRLRHLHAQLAALEVAATPTVESSSLSPDEKIALFRSIFRGREDVFPKLWISQKGDRKGYMPACVNDGSYATGVLDVAMMQSLVRKEEVADLVADYGQVIVDECHHLPAFSFERVLAEVNVGKGLL